Within the Anaerotignum faecicola genome, the region TTCATTTCTTCTAATGAAATACGGTGTACAAATCTTCCAATATCCACTAGCACAGACTCACTGGCCATGCTCGTCGCATTTCCAATAAATGTCAGCACCGATAAACTGTTATAGTCTGTGATATGTACGAAGTCCATTTCTTCCTGCCGTTCCAGCGGATCAAGTCCGCATCTGGAAGCCAGCGTATAATAAATGCTGTCTGTCAACAGACTGCGAAATTCGCTGCGTATGGTATCTTCTTCCAGCTCCTCCAGGTATGTTCCTTCCGTCACATATGTCAAGCCATCCAGGTATTCATCCAGATTTTCTTCTACCATATACTTCGCTGTTGCCATCAGTGCATCAGAAAGACTTCCTGTATCTTTAGCTTCCAGTCCATAAACTTCTTCTAAATGGTTTAATAACTCCTCCTGTTGCTTCTCCTGCAACCGCCACAGGTAAGGGGTTCTTCCACCTTTTACCTTATGAGTATCCTGAATATCAAATACATATCGGAGTCTTGTTTTCTGCATGGTTTCATCCAAAAGAGCAATTCCCTTTGCTCCTCGGTTTACCCACCGCAGCATTTTTTCATTCCATAATTCCAGCGAAGCACAGGCAGTTGCTTTTGGACGCTGTGCGTGGATCAAAAGCTGATCCATAAATGGATACCTGTATAACCTGGCTGCGGTATCCAGATAATTCATCCAGTCCCTTGGTGAACTGCTGATATGGGCTGCATGATATTCTGCAAGTCCACGTATCTCATCTAAACGAGCCATAACCTATTCCTCCTTCTGACTGTGCTTTATTTTTTCTTTTTAGGAAATTCCAGACTGAATCTGGCTTTTCCATCTTCTACCCCAAGTACAAGATCAGCATCAAATTTGCTGTCCTTTTTCTTGGAATACAGTCCTTTTACATGGGTACGTCCCTTTTTCAGAAGCTCCACTGCCATCTTTTTATCCATTGATTTTTTCATGCTTTCCAGAAACCTATTTGACTTCCATAAAGCAAACGGACAACTTCTGTCAGAACAATAATAATTGGTCTTACCCTCATATACATCGGAACCGCATACCGGGCATTTCCCAATTACTTCCCTTGCAGTCTGAAAACGATTCCGTTCTTCTTCTGGAATCGCCCTGCATACTGAAAGAACATCGGTAATCATAGATACAATCCCATCCATAAATTCATCATCGTGGATTTTTCCCTTTTCCATCATCAGAAGCTGATTCTCCCATTCTGCTGTCAGGCTTGCGGATTTCAGATTCTCCGGCATTACATGAATCAGCTCACAGCCTGCCACCGTAGGAAAAATCTGCTTTCCTTTACGTTCTGCATACCCGGAAGATACCAGCTTCTCAATAATATTGGCTCTGGTTGCCGGTGTCCCCAATCCCTTTTTCTCTGTTTCAGAATCAAATTCCTTATTTCCCGCTGTTTCCATTGCAGCAAGCAGAGTATCTTCGGTAAACATCTTCGGCGGAGAAGTGTAATGTGTACTCTTCTCTGCTTTCACAGAGGCAAGAGTCATTCCTTCCTCATATCCTTCTGGAAGTTCTGTCTTATGATCCGGTTCATCAGATTTCTTATCCTTTACACAGTATTTCCGAAAGGCTTCTTCCACTTCTTTGAAGCCCATCTGCACAGGCAGCTTTCCTTTTGCAGTAAATTCATGTTCTTTGCACTGTACGGAAATTTCTGTCTGCTCATAAAGGTACTCTTCCCCTGTTGCCTGAACAAGCTGCTGTCCGATCAGCATCAGCAGATTTTTCTTTCCACCGGAAAGTCCTCCCATGCCTTTTTCCATTGCTTCTTTTGTCGGTAGGATTGCATGATGATCAGATACCTTTGCATTATTAACCACACGATCTATGTTTCCCCTAATCTGTCCAGATTCCAGAAACGGAAGAAAATCTGTCATGCCTTCGGCAAGCATTTTTACCGTTTCTTTCATATCCTCGATTACATACTGACTGTCTGTTCTCGGATAAGTAACCATCTTTTCTTCATACAGTTCCTGCAGCATATCCAATGTTTTCTGTGCAGTGTATCCGAAAAATCGGTTTGCTTCCCTCTGCAGACTGGTCAGGTCATAAAGTTTGGGCGGAGAAGTCTTTTTCTGTTCTCTTTTCACTCTGGTCACAACAGCTTCTGTCCCATCACAGAGTTTTCTTAATTCTTCCGCTTCTGTTTCAGACTGAATATTTTCTGAAATTACCGCAAGTCTTCCATCTGACAGGGAAACCTTATAATAGGCTTCTTTCTTGAAATGCTCAATTTTCTCTTTTCTTTCCGTCAGCATAGCAAGCGTTGGTGTCTGCACTCTGCCAACTACCAGACGTTTAAAATATCTGGTTGTGTAAGCTCTCGTTGCGTTCATTCCGATCAGCCAGTCCGCCTGTGCCCTGCATACCGCAGCATTACAAAGCCCTGCATATTCTCTCCCGTCAGTTAGGGACTGAAATCCTTTCTGAATGGCTTCATCTTCCATTGAGCTGATCCACAGACGCTTCACTGGTTTCTGACAGCCTGCCAGATCATAAACTCTTTTAAAAATCAGTTCTCCTTCTCTTCCGGCATCACAGCCATTCACCAGATATGCTACATCTGCCCGGTTCATCAGGCTGCATATCACATCAAATTGCTTCTTTTTATCCTCTGATACCTGAACTTTCCATACTTCCGGAATAATCGGTAAATCCTCAAACTGCCATTTTGCATATTTTTCATCATAGATTTCCGGTGGGACATACTCTGCCAGATGCCCCAGGCACCAACTGACGATGCAACTGTTCCCCTCCAGATACCCGTCCTTTCTCTGATAAGCAGATAAATTTTTTGCAAGGCTCTGTGCCACGCTCGGTTTCTCTGCGATCACTAAAAATTTCGCCATGTTTTCCTCCTGTTCCTGTCAAAAAGGCAGTCCATAAAGAACCGCCCTTTCTCCATACCTTATGCTTTTTTTGTTATTTCTGCTGATCTTCCGCATTTTCTTCATCTTCATTGATGTAACTGTCATCAGCAAATTCCAGACCTTCCTCTACAATACCGTCCTCTTTTTTCTTTCGGAATTTACTTAAAGCAAAAGCAGCTAAACCACCGAATACCAGTACAATACCGCCGCCCAGGATCGCAGAGCCAAACATTTTATTACCACCGGATTCCGGTTTTACTTCTGTTTCTGGCTGTACGGTAGTTTCTGGTTCTGGTGCTGCAGTCGTTTCCGGAAGAACAACTGCTGGTTCCTCTTTTTTCTCGATTTCCTCGTTTTCGCCTAAGAACTCTGCCAGATCATTTTCATCTACCAGTGACATCATGTACACGTTTTCGGAAGTACCGGAACGGTCAATGACCATATAAAAGGTGTTTCCATTCTTTGTCTGTACCGTCAGAAACTGCTTGGAACTGTCATTCTCCTTATCATCCACAAGCTGTCCGTTTCCCGATGTGGAAAACGGTGTTCCCTCTGCGGCAGGCTGCTCCGCCGGCTGTTCTTCTATCACCTGTTCCGCAGTTTCAGTCTGCTCTGCGTTTTCATTTGCCTGTGCAAAAGCGGTCACACTGGCAGAACCCATCAGTATTGTTGATGACAACATAATCATCAAAATTTTTTTCATTACTTTATTCTTCATCTTCCAAATCCTCTCTTTCTTCTATCAGTCCGGTTGACATTTCTCTGTCCATATTTTCTTCTTTCTTTATACCTGTTTCAGAACTATCCATAGAAAGATTGCCCTCTTCATCAAACTGCATGGTAACTGTTCCATTCTGAATCCCGTCCAGAAAAGTCAGCATCTTTCGGCTGTCCATCTTCATGGAACGGATTGCCTTAATGATTTCTGCATCTTCCATCTGCTTTTTCTGGATTCTCAGTTGCCTTACATGCTCCTGCAGTTCCAGAATCTTGTTTTCAGTTTTCTGAATGTCATCCAGAACCTTTTTTAATCGCATATTCATCTCTTGTTTACTCCCTTCTAGTGAAGTCTGCCAAATGCCATAAAATGTTGCTGCCAGTAAGAACTTGCAATGCTTGTATATTGAATCGGATTTCCACAATGAATCATCATGTTATTTCCTACATAAATTCCAACATGGCTCGCTCCCGGCGTATCATAAGTTCCCTGGAAAAAGATCAGATCTCCCGGCTTTGCATCCGATGGAGATACATAGGAACAATAAGAACGAAGCCCGTCCGCTGTTGTTCTTCCCACGTTCCATCCATTTCCGCAATTATTGATTACCCAGCATACAAAACCAGAACAGTCAAAACTGGTAGATGGCGATGCACCGCCCCAGACATACGGATAACCAAGATATTTTTCCGCTTCCCGAATCATCTTGGCAAACTGCGGATCAGAAAGTGCTTCTGCCGGAATATCATATCCAAAGCCTGCCCCACCTGTCGGAATTGTGTTAAGGTCAAACAGATAATCACGATTTCCATAGTATTTGTTGTAAGCGTCATACTGCTCCTGTTCCTTATCTGTCATACGGTTTCTTAAAACTGCATCCAGGTTATGGTTCGTAAGTGTTACATCCAGCCGGTTCACTTCTCTTGTTGTCGTTACTTCCACTTCCTGACTTCCATTGCTGTCTGCTATGTATGCTTCCCAGGTCTGATGCCCATGTGCTGACGCAGAAGCGTGATCGCCGTAGAATACATCAAACTGCACACCATACTGTGCAAAATTTCCGGTATCCTCAACTACATACTCCACACCATTCATAATGACATGGGTTCCCATTGGCACAAATGGATTAGAAGCGTCTACCGCAATCGTATGATTTGCCTGTGGATAGGCTCCACTCGCTGTCGGGCCTCCACTCCACTGTCCACAACAGATCGGGCAGTTACAATATCCACTGGTCACAACCTGTCCCAGTGATTCTCCAACCTTGACCTTTTTCTTTTCTGTTACCGTTTCTCGTGTCGAATCCGTATACAAGCCATACTGTTCCTTAAAAATCTCCTGAATCTCATCTGCAACCTCTGCATAGGTAAAACCACCATACTTAACTGTCAGATAGGAAATAAGCTGATACGGGTTGTGTCCGATCTCATCAATCTGGAACTGGAACTCGTCATAATCGGAATGGTTTGCTTTCATCTGATTGATCTGCTCATTCAGTGCATTTTCTAATGCCACATAAGCATTTTCCGCAGCATAAATATCCTCATCCTCACTGGAATAACTGGTAGAAATAATAGCATTGGAACTGCCCTGGAATAACGCAGCACAGCTTGACAGGCTCGTTGCCATTAACGCAAACAGCAGCACCAGAACTCCTATGGACAGGAGGATATTTCTGTTCTGTGCCACAAGCTCCTTGACCGCAGCTTTGGCTTTTTCCGTAAATCGCTGTGCGTTTACAAGCACTGCGTCTTTCACAGCTTTTCCATGTTTCGCAGCCTGATACTGCTTCTGGTAACGCTTTTTCTGCAATAATTTCTTTAATGCAGACTGTTTCTTCTGCTCTGCTTCTTTCTGAACCGCCTTTTTTGCTTCATTGGAAGCACTGGTGCTAAACTGCAAACGGGATTTTTCTGTTTCTTCCAGAACAGATTCCCTTAACCGATTATTTCTCTGTCGTTTTTCTTTCAACCGTTCCCGAACGTAAATTGACTTTCTTGCAAGACTTTCTCCCGCAAGTTCCATCTGATCTGCTGCATCAAGAGCAGCATTATCATCGGTATCCTCTCTGATTTTTTTCTGACCATAGGCAGATACCGTTTCTGAAACAACGGTTGCTCCCTTTCTTGCCATTCTGCTACCGGGAATCATACCTTTACTTTCATCTTCAAAGGAAAGATGGGATTTTGATTTTTTCTGTTCTTTTAGCGTCTGTTCCCTTTTCGTCTTATCTTTAATCTCTTCCCGAAAGTCTTCCATTGATTTTTCATCAACTTCTGCCTTTTCATGGTAGCGTTTCTGCTCTTTTGCTGCATAGGCTGTGACCATCTTTTTCTTTCGGTTCTGCCTGTCCGGTTCTGTTATTTCAGAATCACGTTCAAATTTCCATTCTGGATGCCCCCGGATACTATCTTTCCGAAGTCTGGAACGTGAAACAGGCGGAGATTTCTCCCCGCCTGCTTTATCATCACTCATTTCTGAATTTTCCATTTCTTCCGTTTCCGCAATTTCTTCCTCTTCCAGAGAAGCGTGTCTCGATTGCAACCTGTGCTTTCCTTCTGTCACTTCCTCAACCGTTTCTTCTGCAGTATGAGTTTTTCTGACCTTTCCAAAGTCCAGCTCCTGTTCCCTGTGTCCGGCTGTTTTCTTCTCATCTGCCTCACGTCCGGTAATCCGCTTTTCCTTTTTACTGCGGAGATTTTTTTCCCTGAGTCCATCCCGACTCATCTTCTGGACAGTCTTGTCCCTTGCTTTATATTCATGCTCCTGCATGGTCATCATCTCCTGATCTATGGTAATTTTCCGTTTTATTCCTTTCCGCTATTTTTCTTTGCAACCAGTACCATACGCCCATTTTTCTGGGAATACTCACAAGTAGACAGTGTAAGTAACTTATCTCTATATTCTGCTGTTGTTCCTGTCTGATAAAGTGATTTTTCCTTAACGGAAGCAACAAATTTTTTATAATCAGCCACTGTTCCAGCTTTGATAAAACTGTAATAATCAAAATCATTTCCTGTATAAACGGGCGTTGTAAATGCTGCAAATATCTGATATTGTTCATTTCCCCATATCGTGCGGAACAGGATTGTCGGATGTTCTTCGTAAAATCCTTCGTCCTTATATTTCTCAAGGTCAGCAAACATCTTCCCACTGTTCATGTGATGTCCATATATGATCAGATTGTCCGAATCCCCTGGTACACATTCCTCTGCCAGAAATAAACATCCATTTGCAGAATATTCCCCATTGAAATCCCGATGCAGATAATAATTTTTATCTCCGGGCCGATACATGACCGGATAGTCTATTCTCGTTCCATCAATGGTCAGCCAGCCAATACAATCCGGATTTTCTTCATGCAATGCCAAAATTCCAGCATCTACCTCTATCAAAGAATCGCCGGAAGCATCTTCTTCCGATTCATCCTCTCTTTTCTGCATTAGCTCCTGCAGTTCCTGCTGTAACTGATTATCCTGTCTTTCCTGTAAAAAAAATCCCATCAGAAAATAAATACTGATTGTAAACAATACAATGGATATAGAAAGTAACAATCCTGCCACCCATTTCCTCATGTTCTGCTGTCACCTCTTCAACTATCATCTCTGCCTTTAATTCCGAGTTTTTCACGCTTCTCTACATCTTCCGGTTTCGATGACATTAACGCATAAAGCATAAGGGTATTATCGAATCTGTCCTTAAATGGAATAATTGTATTTCCATAAAAAATCAGCCCTTCTCCCTCTCCACTGTTTGTTACATAGGAAAGCTGGTGTGTTGAAATATTAAGCTGTTTTGCCAGAATCTGTCGATCCCCGGATGCCTGGTTGAGCATCAGGATAAAGTCTGAGTTTTCAAAGATATTCTCGATTTCCCTTGAAGCAAGCAGATCTTTTACGTTCTGTGTGATACCAGTCGGAATACCGCCCCACTTACGAAATCTCTTCCAGATTTCTACACTGTATGCTGCTGTCTGTTCTTCTTTCAGCAACAGATGGAACTCATCAATATAATATCTGGTGGACTTATGAGCAGAACGGTTGACTGTTACCCTGTTCCAAACCTGATCCTGAACAATCAACATGCCAAGTTTTTTAAGCTGTTTACCAAGGTCTTTAATATCGAAACATACCAGACGATTGTTCAACTCTACATTTGTACGGTGATTAAACACCTTCAGGGAACCATTTACATAGATTTCCAGTGCAGTTGCCAGCCTCTGCGACTCTGCCTCTTCCTGTTTGCGAAGCAGATTATATAAATCTTCCAGGATTGGCATTTTCTCTGGAACCGGATCAGAAAGATAGTCCTGATATACCAGACGTACACATCGGTCAATAATTGTTTTTTCCACTGGTTCCAGACCATTTTTCCCTCCTACTACCAGTTCACAAAGCGAAAGGATAAAATCTGATTTCAGAGATAGCGGATCGTCATCATCCGCATAATTGATGTTAATGTCCATTGGATTGATGTAATCATGACTGGTCGGAGAAATACGGATAACCTGCCCGTTAAATGCCCTGACTAACGGAAAATATTCACCCTCCGGATCACAGATGATAATGTCGTCTTTTGTGACAATAAACACATTGGTAATCTCTCTCTTTGCCGCAAAAGATTTACCAGATCCAGGAGTACCAAGTATCAGACCATTTGGATTCTTCAGCTTTTTCCGATCTGCCATGATCAGGTTATTAGACAGGGCATTTAACCCATAATAGATAGATTCCCCACCCATAAACAGTTCCTGCGTTGTAAATGGAACAAAAATAGCTGTCGATGTGGTAGTCAATGCCCGCTTGATCGGAATCCAGTTTTTTCCAAGCGGTAAACTGCTCATAAG harbors:
- a CDS encoding DUF4315 family protein, with amino-acid sequence MNMRLKKVLDDIQKTENKILELQEHVRQLRIQKKQMEDAEIIKAIRSMKMDSRKMLTFLDGIQNGTVTMQFDEEGNLSMDSSETGIKKEENMDREMSTGLIEEREDLEDEE
- a CDS encoding CD1108 family mobile element protein; the encoded protein is MQEHEYKARDKTVQKMSRDGLREKNLRSKKEKRITGREADEKKTAGHREQELDFGKVRKTHTAEETVEEVTEGKHRLQSRHASLEEEEIAETEEMENSEMSDDKAGGEKSPPVSRSRLRKDSIRGHPEWKFERDSEITEPDRQNRKKKMVTAYAAKEQKRYHEKAEVDEKSMEDFREEIKDKTKREQTLKEQKKSKSHLSFEDESKGMIPGSRMARKGATVVSETVSAYGQKKIREDTDDNAALDAADQMELAGESLARKSIYVRERLKEKRQRNNRLRESVLEETEKSRLQFSTSASNEAKKAVQKEAEQKKQSALKKLLQKKRYQKQYQAAKHGKAVKDAVLVNAQRFTEKAKAAVKELVAQNRNILLSIGVLVLLFALMATSLSSCAALFQGSSNAIISTSYSSEDEDIYAAENAYVALENALNEQINQMKANHSDYDEFQFQIDEIGHNPYQLISYLTVKYGGFTYAEVADEIQEIFKEQYGLYTDSTRETVTEKKKVKVGESLGQVVTSGYCNCPICCGQWSGGPTASGAYPQANHTIAVDASNPFVPMGTHVIMNGVEYVVEDTGNFAQYGVQFDVFYGDHASASAHGHQTWEAYIADSNGSQEVEVTTTREVNRLDVTLTNHNLDAVLRNRMTDKEQEQYDAYNKYYGNRDYLFDLNTIPTGGAGFGYDIPAEALSDPQFAKMIREAEKYLGYPYVWGGASPSTSFDCSGFVCWVINNCGNGWNVGRTTADGLRSYCSYVSPSDAKPGDLIFFQGTYDTPGASHVGIYVGNNMMIHCGNPIQYTSIASSYWQQHFMAFGRLH
- a CDS encoding type IA DNA topoisomerase; the protein is MAKFLVIAEKPSVAQSLAKNLSAYQRKDGYLEGNSCIVSWCLGHLAEYVPPEIYDEKYAKWQFEDLPIIPEVWKVQVSEDKKKQFDVICSLMNRADVAYLVNGCDAGREGELIFKRVYDLAGCQKPVKRLWISSMEDEAIQKGFQSLTDGREYAGLCNAAVCRAQADWLIGMNATRAYTTRYFKRLVVGRVQTPTLAMLTERKEKIEHFKKEAYYKVSLSDGRLAVISENIQSETEAEELRKLCDGTEAVVTRVKREQKKTSPPKLYDLTSLQREANRFFGYTAQKTLDMLQELYEEKMVTYPRTDSQYVIEDMKETVKMLAEGMTDFLPFLESGQIRGNIDRVVNNAKVSDHHAILPTKEAMEKGMGGLSGGKKNLLMLIGQQLVQATGEEYLYEQTEISVQCKEHEFTAKGKLPVQMGFKEVEEAFRKYCVKDKKSDEPDHKTELPEGYEEGMTLASVKAEKSTHYTSPPKMFTEDTLLAAMETAGNKEFDSETEKKGLGTPATRANIIEKLVSSGYAERKGKQIFPTVAGCELIHVMPENLKSASLTAEWENQLLMMEKGKIHDDEFMDGIVSMITDVLSVCRAIPEEERNRFQTAREVIGKCPVCGSDVYEGKTNYYCSDRSCPFALWKSNRFLESMKKSMDKKMAVELLKKGRTHVKGLYSKKKDSKFDADLVLGVEDGKARFSLEFPKKKK
- a CDS encoding CD1107 family mobile element protein — protein: MKNKVMKKILMIMLSSTILMGSASVTAFAQANENAEQTETAEQVIEEQPAEQPAAEGTPFSTSGNGQLVDDKENDSSKQFLTVQTKNGNTFYMVIDRSGTSENVYMMSLVDENDLAEFLGENEEIEKKEEPAVVLPETTAAPEPETTVQPETEVKPESGGNKMFGSAILGGGIVLVFGGLAAFALSKFRKKKEDGIVEEGLEFADDSYINEDEENAEDQQK
- the srtB gene encoding class B sortase, producing the protein MAGLLLSISIVLFTISIYFLMGFFLQERQDNQLQQELQELMQKREDESEEDASGDSLIEVDAGILALHEENPDCIGWLTIDGTRIDYPVMYRPGDKNYYLHRDFNGEYSANGCLFLAEECVPGDSDNLIIYGHHMNSGKMFADLEKYKDEGFYEEHPTILFRTIWGNEQYQIFAAFTTPVYTGNDFDYYSFIKAGTVADYKKFVASVKEKSLYQTGTTAEYRDKLLTLSTCEYSQKNGRMVLVAKKNSGKE